From the Prunus dulcis chromosome 4, ALMONDv2, whole genome shotgun sequence genome, one window contains:
- the LOC117624707 gene encoding cold-responsive protein kinase 1 — MSCFSFLCRGVSSSKKPGSDVDKELSGIPDVKLYSYKEMRIATEDFSPANKIGEGGFGSVYKGQLKDGKMAAIKVLSAESKQGVKEFLTEIDVISKIEHENLVKLYGCCVEENQRILVYNYLENNSLAQTLIGGGHSNIQFSWRTRREICIGIACGLAFLHEEVRPHIIHRDIKASNILLDRDLMPKISDFGLAKLIPPNMTHVSTRVAGTIGYLAPEYAIRGQLTRKADIYSFGVLLVEIVSGRCNTNTRLPIDEQYLLERTWQVYERRELVGLVDTSLDGDFDAEEACSFLKIALLCTQDTPKLRPSMSSVVKMLRGEKAVDDNKITKPGLISDFMDLKVRPPQNTKPGSIMTTPCTNNASSGSDSQDNSTLSLETSAAATSTFISTMSSETSAANTMSFTFGTV; from the exons ATGAgttgtttttccttcttatGTAGAGGCGTGAGCTCATCAAAAAAACCCGGTTCTGATGTTGATAAAG AACTCTCTGGCATTCCTGATGTTAAACTTTATAGTTACAAAGAGATGAGAATCGCAACTGAAGATTTTAGTCCAGCCAATAAGATCGGGGAAGGTGGTTTTGGTTCTGTCTATAAG GGACAACTTAAAGATGGAAAAATGGCTGCTATTAAAGTTCTTTCAGCTGAATCAAAACAAGGGGTGAaggagtttttgacagagattGACGTGATCTCAAAAATAGAGCATGAAAATCTAGTTAAGCTCTACGGCTGTTGTGTTGAAGAAAACCAAAGAATTTTGGTCTACAACTACCTTGAGAATAATAGTCTTGCACAAACTCTTATTG GTGGGGGTCACAGTAATATCCAGTTCAGTTGGCGAACTCGGCGTGAAATATGCATCGGGATTGCATGTGGTCTTGCCTTCCTTCATGAGGAAGTACGTCCACATATTATTCATAGGGATATCAAAGCCAGCAATATTCTCCTAGATAGAGACCTAATGcctaaaatttcagattttggtcTTGCAAAGCTTATTCCACCCAACATGACCCATGTTAGCACCCGTGTGGCAGGAACAAT AGGTTATTTGGCACCAGAGTACGCAATACGAGGGCAATTGACAAGGAAAGCAGATATTTATAGCTTTGGGGTGCTCCTTGTGGAAATAGTCAGTGGAAGATGTAATACAAATACACGACTACCAATTGACGAACAGTATCTGCTTGAAAGG ACATGGCAAGTCTACGAGCGGAGGGAGCTTGTTGGACTGGTAGACACATCATTGGACGGTGATTTTGATGCCGAGGAAGCTTGTAGTTTTTTAAAGATTGCCCTCCTCTGCACCCAAGACACTCCGAAGCTCAGGCCGTCCATGTCATCCGTGGTCAAGATGCTAAGAGGTGAGAAGGCTGTTGACGATAATAAGATAACAAAGCCAGGGTTAATATCTGATTTCATGGATCTCAAAGTAAGACCCCCTCAGAATACCAAGCCTGGTAGCATAATGACTACTCCGTGTACCAATAATGCGTCCTCTGGTTCAGACAGCCAGGACAATTCAACCTTGTCATTAGAAACCTCAGCTGCTGCTACGTCCACCTTCATTTCAACCATGTCATCAGAAACCTCAGCTGCTAATACTATGAGCTTCACCTTCGGCACCGTATGA